The Ornithinimicrobium faecis region GTCGGCCCCGCAGGTGCTGGTTGGCACCTGGAGCTGGTCGCCGACGCGCAGGCAGCCCAGGAGAGCCACCCTGGTCCCGAGGACCTGCTGGTGCTCTATCTCGGAGAACCTGCCGGGCAGGAGTGGGTGGCCCGCATCCGCGCCCACGGCGGGACCGTCGTCCCGGCGCACAACCCCTACTGGGACACGTGGGGTGTCACGATCCAGGACCCCGACGGCTACCTGCTCGTGCTGTCCCACCGCACCTGGGGATGACGCGACGCCAGCCAGGCCACGGCATACAGTTTGGGCATGAAGTCGCACGCCACAGGTGAGTCACAACCGCTGCTCGAGGAGACCATCGGAGTCAACTTCGAGCGGACCGCCGCCGCCCACGCCGACCGGGAGGCGCTCGTCGAGGTGGCGACCGGACGCCGCTGGACCTGGGCCGAGCTGGACGCCGACGTCAACGCCCTGGCCCGCGGCCTGATCGGCGCCGGGATCGCAGCCGGCGACCGGGTCGGGATCTGGGCGCCAAACTGCGCCGAGTGGACCCTGACGCAGTATGCAACCGCCAAGATCGGCGCCATCCTGGTCAACATCAACCCGTCCTACCGCACGCACGAGCTGGCCTACGCCGTCAACCAGAGCGGGCTGCGGATGATGCTGTCTGCCAGCCGATTCAAGACCAGCGACTATCGCGGCATGCTGGAGCAGACGGCAGCCGACTGCCCCGACCTGGAGCGGGTCGTCTATCTCGACACCGACGACTGGGCGGGCCTTCTTGCTGAGGGGGAGGGACTGCCGCAGGACGCGGTCGCCCAACGGATGGCGAAGCTTTCGCCCACCGATGCCATCAACATCCAATACACCTCCGGCACCACCGGCAGGCCCAAGGGTGCCACGCTCAGCCACCGCAACATCCTCAACAATGGCTATTTCGTCACCGAGCTCATCAACTTCACCGAGGAGGACCGGCTCTGCATCCCGGTGCCCTTCTATCACTGCTTCGGCATGGTCATGGCCAACATCGGCTGCACCACGCACGGCGCCACCATGGTGATCCCGGCCCCCGGTTTCGATGCCGAGACGACCCTGCAGACCGTCACCGAGGAGCGGTGCACGGGCCTCTATGGCGTGCCGACGATGTTCATTGCCATGCAGAACCACCCGACCTTCGCCGAGCACGACCTCTCCACGCTGCGGACCGGGATCATGGCGGGCTCACCGTGCCCCGTGGAGGTGATGAAGAAGTGCCTGGACGTGATGCACATGTCTGAGGTCTCCATCGCCTACGGCATGACCGAGACCTCACCGGTCAGCACCCAGACCCGGGCCGACGACGACCTGGAGCGGCGGACTGCGACCATCGGCCGGGTCCACCCGAACCTGGAGATCAAGATCATCGACCCAGTCTCCGGCGACACCGTGCCGCGAGGTGAGACCGGCGAGCTGTGCACCCGCGGCTACTCGGTGATGCTCGGCTACTGGGAGGACGAGGAGAAGACCGCCGAGGTGCTGGACGCCGAGGGGTGGATGCACACCGGCGACCTCGCGGTCATGCGCGAGGACGGCTACTGCGCCATCGTCGGGCGCAGCAAGGACATGGTCATCCGCGGCGGGGAAAACGTCTATCCCCGCGAGATCGAGGAGTTCCTCTACACCCACCCCGATGTCCAGGACGTCCAGGTGGTGGGGGTGCCGGACGAGAAATACGGCGAGGAGCTCTGTGCCTGGGTCCAGCTCAAGGAGGGCGCCGCACCACTGACGGCCGAGGCGGTGCGTGAATTTGCGACGGGCAAGCTGGCCCACTACAAGATCCCGCGCTATGTCATGGTGGTCGAGGAGTTCCCGATCACCGTCACCGGCAAGGTCCGCAAGGTCGAGATGCGCGAGACGTCGGCGCGCCAGCTCGGGTTGACTGGCCCGACGTCCTGACCGTTCGGTCGGCTCCGACCGGAGTGTGCATGGAGCCCGCCGAAGGAAATCCCTTGACCGACCGCGCGGGGGTGTGCCTACTCTCGGGGCCGGGGTTTCGGCTGCCATCGTCCCCAGCAGGGGTGGGACGTCAGGGGCGCCGCACGAAGGAAGGGACATGCCACCGTGCACAACCTGAGAACCACCACCGCGCGGGCACTCTCGCGCCGCACGCTTGCCGTGACCGGGGCTGGGCTCATCCTGGCCGTGACGGGCTGCTCCGAGCAGAGCCCGGAGGAGGCCGCCGAGCCGCCCGCCTCCACTGTGGGAGGGAGCCAGGCTCCCCAGACCGGTGCACCGGATCCGTTGCCCTCCACCGGCGCGGCGAACCCGTCCGCGGACGAGGGTGCGAGCACCGAGACGACCGAGGACGTCCGGGAGGAGCAGGATGGAGAGGTCACTGGAGAGGGCGAGCAGGGGAGTGCAGTGGCCGGACCAGCGCCGTATGCCGAGGGGCAGGACCCGTGCAAGAACGTTGCGTCAGAGGATCTCGCCGAGGCCGTGGGGCACCCGCTGGGTGAGCGGCTGGAGGAGGGCTCGAACAACGTCGCCGAGCAGCTCGAGGAGTCTGGCGGCGACCTTGCCAACTGCTGGTATCCCCAGAAGGACGGCGATGACGCTGGGCTGTCCATCGCCTGGCTGCGGCTCGGTGTGGACTTCCCGGACGAGATGCCAGAGGACATCCGGGCCGAGCACGAACGGAGCCGCCACGTCAGCTACGCGACCGTGGAGGACGATGTCAAGGAGGTGGCCGTCTCGGGTGTCCCCGAGGCCTACTCCCGGGTGTTCGACTTCTACGACAGCACGCAGGTGAGCGTGTCAGTCCCGTTCGACGACGCGGTGCTGGTCGCCACCCTGGTCGGCGACCAGGGCAGCCTCGACGAGAGCGACATCCCGCGAGTCGTCAGGGCTGCGGAGGTGGCTTTCGCCCAGCCCTGATCGCCGACTCAGAGCACCTTGGACAGGAACGACTGGGTGCGCCGGTGCTGCGGGTTGGTGAGCACCTCTGTGGGGTCACCCTCCTCGACAATGACGCCGCCGTCCATGAAGACCAGTTTGTCGCCGACCTCCCGGGCAAAGCCCATCTCGTGGGTGACGACCATCATCGTCATGCCCTCGTCGGCGAGCCGTCTCATCACGTCGAGCACGTCGCCGACCAACTCGGGGTCCAGCGCCGACGTCGGCTCGTCGAAGAGCATCATGTCGGGATTCATCGACAGGGCCCGGGCGATCGCCACGCGCTGTTGCTGACCACCGGAGAGGTGCGCGGGAAAGGCAGCCTCCTTGTCGGCCAGGCCGACCTTGGCGAGGT contains the following coding sequences:
- a CDS encoding VOC family protein: MDSIPAATTVRIARPTSDLAALERFWVDGVGLEVLWRTDGVPDHGHELLMVGPAGAGWHLELVADAQAAQESHPGPEDLLVLYLGEPAGQEWVARIRAHGGTVVPAHNPYWDTWGVTIQDPDGYLLVLSHRTWG
- a CDS encoding AMP-binding protein codes for the protein MKSHATGESQPLLEETIGVNFERTAAAHADREALVEVATGRRWTWAELDADVNALARGLIGAGIAAGDRVGIWAPNCAEWTLTQYATAKIGAILVNINPSYRTHELAYAVNQSGLRMMLSASRFKTSDYRGMLEQTAADCPDLERVVYLDTDDWAGLLAEGEGLPQDAVAQRMAKLSPTDAINIQYTSGTTGRPKGATLSHRNILNNGYFVTELINFTEEDRLCIPVPFYHCFGMVMANIGCTTHGATMVIPAPGFDAETTLQTVTEERCTGLYGVPTMFIAMQNHPTFAEHDLSTLRTGIMAGSPCPVEVMKKCLDVMHMSEVSIAYGMTETSPVSTQTRADDDLERRTATIGRVHPNLEIKIIDPVSGDTVPRGETGELCTRGYSVMLGYWEDEEKTAEVLDAEGWMHTGDLAVMREDGYCAIVGRSKDMVIRGGENVYPREIEEFLYTHPDVQDVQVVGVPDEKYGEELCAWVQLKEGAAPLTAEAVREFATGKLAHYKIPRYVMVVEEFPITVTGKVRKVEMRETSARQLGLTGPTS